In the genome of Pseudomonas protegens, one region contains:
- a CDS encoding barstar family protein, with amino-acid sequence MTRLPLLEIDVRDLGTARELHLALRDALGLPQWYGCNWDAFWDAISGLVELPLQLRIRGWHGLCRRLPDDARLMEQCLRRLQTQYPASAAELQFD; translated from the coding sequence ATGACTCGCCTGCCATTGCTGGAAATCGATGTACGCGACCTGGGCACGGCCCGCGAACTGCACCTGGCCTTGCGCGACGCCTTGGGTTTGCCCCAGTGGTATGGCTGCAATTGGGATGCCTTCTGGGATGCGATTTCCGGTCTGGTGGAGCTGCCGCTGCAGTTGCGCATCCGCGGCTGGCACGGGCTCTGTCGGCGCTTGCCGGACGATGCGCGGCTGATGGAGCAGTGCCTGCGGCGCCTGCAGACCCAGTACCCGGCATCGGCTGCAGAACTGCAGTTCGATTGA
- the yfcF gene encoding glutathione transferase — translation MTASRPRLYVDAQFTSPYALSVFVVLREKGIDFELLPIDLETAQNRAEDYARLSLTQRVPTLVHEGFALSESSAITEYLEELFPEPAVYPQDLQQRAKARQVQAWLRSDLLPIRQERSTLVVFYGCKGEPLSPQAEAAASKLIEAAQALLAEGRDCLFGQWSIADVDLALMLNRLILNGDPMPARLVDYARRQWQRPAVQEWLRLPRPAL, via the coding sequence GTGACCGCTTCCCGCCCGCGCCTGTACGTCGATGCCCAGTTCACCAGCCCCTATGCCCTGTCCGTGTTCGTGGTGCTGCGGGAAAAGGGCATCGACTTCGAACTGCTGCCGATCGACCTGGAGACGGCCCAGAACCGCGCAGAGGACTACGCCCGACTGTCGCTGACGCAGCGGGTGCCGACCCTGGTGCATGAAGGCTTTGCCCTGTCCGAATCCTCGGCCATCACTGAATACCTGGAGGAGCTGTTCCCCGAACCTGCGGTCTATCCCCAAGACCTGCAACAGCGAGCCAAGGCCCGCCAGGTCCAGGCCTGGCTGCGCAGCGACTTGCTGCCGATCCGCCAGGAGCGCTCGACCCTGGTGGTGTTCTATGGCTGCAAGGGCGAGCCGCTGTCACCCCAGGCCGAAGCGGCGGCGAGCAAGCTGATCGAGGCCGCGCAAGCGCTGTTGGCGGAGGGCCGCGACTGCCTGTTCGGCCAGTGGTCGATTGCCGATGTCGACCTGGCGCTGATGCTCAACCGACTGATCCTCAACGGCGACCCGATGCCGGCGCGCCTGGTGGACTATGCCCGGCGCCAATGGCAACGGCCGGCGGTACAGGAATGGCTGCGGTTGCCACGCCCGGCGCTGTAG
- a CDS encoding ClbS/DfsB family four-helix bundle protein — MAIPQDKEQLLKAIDSHFNALSQALDQVPPERVDERSLEGHVKGTRISVSELLAYLLGWSERVLDWLEKDLAGLPMAFPADGFKWNQLGLLAQKFYRDHDALAYPQKRQRLEAAKQRIVSLIRQRDNAALYQCPWYAKWTLGRMIQLNTAAPYANARGRLRRWLKHHSAP, encoded by the coding sequence ATGGCGATCCCCCAGGACAAGGAACAACTGCTCAAGGCCATCGACAGCCACTTCAATGCCCTGAGCCAAGCGCTGGATCAAGTGCCCCCGGAGCGGGTCGACGAACGCAGCCTGGAAGGCCACGTCAAGGGTACGCGGATCAGCGTTTCCGAGCTCCTGGCCTACCTGCTGGGCTGGAGCGAGCGAGTACTGGACTGGCTGGAAAAGGACCTGGCCGGCCTGCCCATGGCCTTTCCAGCGGACGGCTTCAAGTGGAACCAGTTGGGCCTGCTCGCGCAAAAGTTCTACCGCGACCATGACGCCCTGGCCTACCCGCAAAAGCGCCAACGCCTGGAGGCGGCCAAGCAACGGATCGTCAGCCTGATCCGGCAGCGTGACAATGCCGCGCTCTACCAATGCCCCTGGTACGCCAAGTGGACCCTGGGCCGGATGATCCAGCTCAACACCGCCGCGCCCTACGCCAACGCCCGCGGACGCTTGCGCCGCTGGCTCAAGCACCACAGCGCCCCATGA
- a CDS encoding cyclic-phosphate processing receiver domain-containing protein, whose product MKIYLDDERQTPQGWIRTYWPDEVIALLKAGGVEEISLDHDLGDDQRGTGYDVILWIEEAVALNGFRPPRIHIHSANASAVEKMRAGVQAIDRLARNNGCRPSTDNTGI is encoded by the coding sequence ATGAAAATCTACCTCGACGACGAACGCCAGACCCCGCAAGGCTGGATTCGCACCTACTGGCCGGACGAAGTCATCGCGTTGCTCAAAGCCGGCGGCGTCGAAGAGATCAGCCTCGACCACGACCTCGGAGATGACCAGCGCGGCACCGGTTACGACGTGATCCTGTGGATCGAAGAGGCCGTGGCCCTGAATGGCTTTCGTCCACCGCGCATTCACATCCACTCGGCCAATGCCAGCGCCGTGGAAAAGATGCGCGCCGGCGTGCAAGCGATCGATCGACTGGCCCGCAACAACGGATGCCGCCCATCAACCGACAACACAGGCATCTGA
- a CDS encoding methyltransferase family protein codes for MQALENKVPPPLVALVFGGLMGGASLGLPGLELAWGTRLLLALPLIGAGLLFVLAGGISFRRARTTVNPLKPEAASALVTSGVYRYTRNPMYVGFALWLLAWGLYLASPLVLLGVLGFVLYMNRLQIAPEERALGRLFGADFATYRQRVRRWL; via the coding sequence CTGCAGGCACTGGAAAACAAGGTTCCGCCCCCGCTGGTGGCGCTGGTGTTCGGCGGGTTGATGGGCGGTGCATCGCTGGGGCTGCCGGGGCTTGAACTGGCATGGGGTACACGCCTGCTGTTGGCGCTGCCGCTGATCGGGGCTGGGCTGCTGTTTGTGCTGGCAGGCGGAATCTCGTTCCGGCGTGCCCGGACCACGGTCAACCCCTTGAAGCCCGAAGCGGCTTCGGCGTTGGTGACGTCGGGCGTCTACCGCTACACCCGCAACCCGATGTATGTCGGCTTTGCCCTGTGGTTGCTGGCCTGGGGGCTGTACCTGGCCTCGCCCCTGGTGCTGCTGGGCGTCCTGGGGTTTGTCCTGTACATGAACCGCTTGCAGATCGCTCCCGAAGAACGGGCGCTCGGGCGGTTGTTTGGTGCGGATTTTGCGACGTATCGCCAGCGCGTGCGGCGCTGGCTCTAG
- a CDS encoding OmpW/AlkL family protein has product MRKLTLLSTSLLLSTLAVSTAQAFEAGDIIVRAGAVTVDPRESSSSVKVDRGALAGTSLGGKASLGSDTQLGLNFAYMLTNHLAVELLAATPFEHNVSLSGTAGGIADGKLGSLKHLPPTLSLLYYPMHSKSAFQPYVGAGLNYTWIYDEKVGSRASAAGFDNFRAGNSWGWAAQVGMDYMLTDRLMLNAQMRYIDINTDAYVNNTQLGVRSKVNVDVDPLVYMVGLGYKF; this is encoded by the coding sequence ATGCGTAAATTGACCCTTCTGAGTACCAGCCTGCTGTTGTCTACCCTGGCGGTTTCCACGGCCCAGGCCTTCGAGGCCGGCGACATTATTGTCCGCGCCGGCGCGGTGACGGTTGACCCGCGCGAGAGCAGCTCCAGCGTCAAGGTCGATCGTGGCGCCCTGGCCGGCACCAGCCTGGGGGGCAAGGCCAGCCTGGGCAGCGATACCCAATTGGGCCTGAACTTCGCCTATATGCTGACCAACCATCTGGCGGTGGAACTGTTGGCGGCGACCCCCTTTGAACACAACGTGAGCCTCAGCGGCACCGCCGGCGGTATCGCCGATGGCAAGCTCGGTTCCCTCAAGCACCTGCCACCGACCCTGAGCCTGCTGTACTACCCGATGCACAGCAAATCGGCGTTCCAGCCCTATGTGGGGGCAGGGCTCAACTACACCTGGATCTACGATGAAAAGGTCGGCAGCCGGGCTTCCGCCGCAGGCTTCGACAACTTTCGCGCCGGCAACTCCTGGGGCTGGGCGGCACAAGTGGGCATGGACTACATGCTCACCGACCGGCTGATGCTCAACGCGCAGATGCGCTACATCGACATCAATACCGATGCCTATGTGAACAACACCCAGCTTGGGGTTCGCTCCAAGGTCAATGTGGATGTCGACCCGTTGGTGTACATGGTGGGCTTGGGCTACAAGTTCTAG
- a CDS encoding cell wall hydrolase produces the protein MLYIAQLLAAEPQPAVQDVAKDKAQVLEQKVADKQSPKAEPQAAPITRTEVQAVDPAGQAPVDDAITCLSRTLYWEAKGGESADMEAVADVVLNRLGHEGFPSTVCEVVKQGSEKSPCQFSWWCDGRPDQVQEEERYSLAKEIARKALNQQLKDRTGGALYFHDRSVSPQWAKSYTKTREIGNFLFYKPKDLAAR, from the coding sequence ATGCTCTATATCGCCCAACTTCTGGCCGCCGAGCCGCAACCGGCGGTCCAGGACGTGGCCAAGGACAAGGCCCAGGTCCTGGAGCAGAAGGTCGCGGACAAACAGAGCCCCAAGGCCGAGCCCCAGGCGGCCCCCATCACCAGGACGGAAGTCCAGGCCGTGGATCCCGCCGGACAGGCACCGGTGGACGATGCCATCACCTGTCTGTCGCGGACCCTGTATTGGGAAGCCAAAGGGGGCGAGTCTGCCGATATGGAAGCGGTGGCCGATGTGGTCCTGAACCGTCTGGGCCATGAAGGTTTTCCGTCTACCGTGTGCGAAGTGGTCAAGCAGGGCTCGGAAAAAAGTCCGTGCCAGTTCTCCTGGTGGTGCGATGGTCGCCCGGATCAGGTGCAGGAGGAGGAGCGTTACAGCCTCGCCAAGGAGATTGCGCGCAAGGCGCTGAATCAGCAGCTCAAGGACCGCACCGGCGGCGCCCTGTACTTTCACGACCGCAGCGTTTCACCGCAGTGGGCCAAGAGCTATACCAAGACCCGCGAAATCGGCAATTTCCTGTTCTACAAACCCAAGGATCTGGCGGCGCGCTAG
- the valS gene encoding valine--tRNA ligase, translating to MITGGCYVTVKRVTATLCPIATPSLEHLETRWSQRWLEEGTYAFDRSATRDAVYSIDTPPPTASGSLHVGHVFSYTHTDIIARFQRMRGKAVFYPMGWDDNGLPTERRVENYYGVRCDPQAPYQPQFQPPAQAAERRADYAPVSRRNFVELCHQLTALDEQAFRRLFMQLGLSVDWGLTYATIDERAQRISQRALLRNYRRGELYSQQAPCLWDLTFQTAVAQAELEEREVAGAYHDLRFQGIDGPDLSIATTRPELLAACVALVAHPDDPRYQGRFGQQLRSPLFEVEVPLLAHVLADPQKGSGLAMVCTFGDLTDVLWWRELQLPTRSIIGADGRLLAQIPDWLATPAARQAYETLAGRSLPQARKLLLALLRECGALPGEPRPIRHGVKFFEKGDQPLEIVATRQWYLRNGGRSEALREQLLDRGQALAWHPPFMRSRYEHWVGGLNGDWLISRQRVFGVPLPFWYPLDAQGEPDYDRPILADERSLPVDPTLDTPAGFCPEQRGQPHGFIGERDIMDTWATSSLTPQIAAGWEEDDDLFARVFPMDLRPQGHDIIRTWLFSTLVRSHFEAAAVPWKHVALSGWILDPDRKKMSKSRGNVVTPQCLLEQYGSDAVRYWAALGRPGSDTAFEEQQMKIGRRLALKLFNLSKLVFGVPGDPHGPVEQRLDQAMLQRLGAVTAAAEAALVGYDYSSALTGIEGFFWWFCDDYVELVKRRAYRPEGHSARNALAAALSVLQRLFAPFLPFVCEEVWRCWQPGSVHRAQWPEAQVAEDFVEPLLQAVSATLAAIRKAKSDARQSMKAAVARVELVQHAPLLESLQCARQDLIEAGQVASLVFIEGAQPQVRVWLQE from the coding sequence GTGATAACAGGAGGATGCTATGTCACCGTTAAACGTGTAACCGCAACGCTTTGCCCCATCGCCACACCCTCGCTTGAACACCTCGAAACACGCTGGTCCCAGCGCTGGCTGGAAGAGGGCACCTACGCCTTCGATCGCAGTGCCACCCGGGACGCCGTCTACTCCATCGACACACCGCCCCCCACGGCCTCGGGCTCGTTGCACGTCGGCCATGTGTTCAGCTACACCCACACCGACATCATCGCGCGCTTTCAACGCATGCGCGGCAAGGCCGTGTTCTACCCCATGGGCTGGGACGACAACGGCTTGCCCACCGAACGCCGGGTCGAGAACTACTACGGCGTGCGCTGCGATCCCCAGGCGCCTTACCAGCCGCAGTTCCAGCCTCCTGCCCAGGCAGCCGAGCGCCGCGCCGACTATGCGCCGGTCAGCCGGCGCAACTTTGTCGAGCTGTGCCACCAGTTGACCGCCCTCGACGAGCAGGCCTTTCGCCGCTTGTTCATGCAACTGGGCCTGTCGGTGGACTGGGGCCTGACCTACGCCACCATCGATGAGCGTGCGCAGCGGATCAGCCAGCGCGCCTTGCTGCGCAACTACCGGCGCGGCGAGCTCTACAGCCAGCAGGCGCCTTGCCTGTGGGACCTGACCTTCCAGACCGCCGTGGCCCAGGCCGAGCTGGAGGAGCGGGAGGTGGCGGGGGCCTATCACGACCTGCGGTTCCAGGGCATCGACGGCCCGGACCTGAGCATTGCCACCACTCGTCCCGAGTTGTTGGCGGCTTGCGTGGCACTGGTGGCGCATCCGGACGATCCGCGTTACCAGGGGCGCTTCGGCCAGCAGCTGCGCTCGCCGTTGTTCGAGGTCGAGGTGCCGTTGCTGGCCCACGTCCTGGCCGACCCGCAGAAGGGCAGCGGGCTGGCGATGGTCTGCACCTTTGGCGACCTGACCGATGTGCTCTGGTGGCGCGAGCTGCAGTTGCCCACGCGCTCGATCATCGGCGCGGATGGTCGGCTGCTGGCTCAGATTCCCGACTGGCTGGCCACGCCAGCCGCGCGGCAAGCCTATGAGACGCTGGCCGGGCGCAGCCTGCCCCAGGCGCGCAAGTTGTTGCTGGCGCTGTTGCGCGAGTGCGGCGCCTTGCCTGGCGAACCGCGGCCGATCCGACACGGGGTGAAGTTCTTCGAGAAGGGCGACCAGCCCCTGGAGATTGTCGCCACGCGCCAGTGGTACCTGCGCAACGGCGGGCGCAGCGAGGCGCTGCGCGAGCAACTGCTCGATCGCGGCCAGGCCCTGGCGTGGCATCCGCCGTTCATGCGCAGCCGCTACGAGCACTGGGTCGGCGGCCTCAATGGCGACTGGCTGATCAGCCGCCAGCGGGTGTTCGGCGTACCGCTTCCGTTCTGGTATCCCCTGGATGCCCAGGGCGAGCCGGACTACGACCGGCCAATCCTGGCGGACGAACGCTCGCTGCCGGTGGACCCGACCCTGGATACGCCAGCGGGCTTTTGTCCCGAGCAACGCGGCCAGCCCCATGGCTTTATCGGCGAGCGGGACATCATGGACACCTGGGCCACCAGCTCCCTGACCCCGCAGATCGCCGCCGGCTGGGAGGAGGACGACGACCTGTTTGCACGGGTCTTCCCCATGGACCTGCGCCCCCAGGGCCACGACATCATCCGCACCTGGCTGTTCTCGACCCTGGTGCGCAGCCACTTCGAGGCGGCCGCGGTGCCCTGGAAGCATGTGGCGCTGTCGGGCTGGATCCTCGATCCGGACCGCAAGAAGATGTCCAAGTCGCGGGGCAATGTGGTCACGCCCCAGTGCCTGCTGGAGCAGTACGGCAGCGATGCCGTGCGCTATTGGGCGGCCCTCGGGCGCCCGGGCAGCGATACCGCCTTCGAAGAACAGCAGATGAAGATCGGCCGGCGCCTGGCGCTGAAGTTGTTCAACCTGTCGAAGCTGGTGTTCGGCGTGCCGGGCGACCCTCACGGGCCGGTCGAGCAGAGGCTGGACCAGGCCATGCTGCAACGCCTCGGAGCGGTCACCGCCGCCGCCGAGGCGGCGCTGGTGGGCTACGACTACAGCAGCGCGCTGACCGGCATCGAGGGCTTCTTCTGGTGGTTTTGCGATGACTATGTCGAGCTGGTCAAGCGCCGCGCCTATCGCCCCGAGGGGCATTCGGCGCGCAACGCCCTGGCGGCGGCCTTGAGTGTCCTGCAGCGCTTGTTCGCGCCGTTTCTGCCCTTTGTCTGCGAGGAGGTCTGGCGTTGCTGGCAGCCGGGTTCGGTGCACCGGGCCCAGTGGCCCGAGGCGCAGGTGGCCGAGGATTTTGTCGAGCCGCTGTTGCAGGCGGTCAGTGCCACGCTGGCCGCCATTCGCAAGGCCAAGTCCGATGCCCGGCAGTCGATGAAGGCCGCGGTGGCGCGCGTTGAGCTGGTGCAGCACGCGCCGCTGCTGGAGTCCCTGCAATGCGCCCGTCAGGACCTGATCGAGGCGGGGCAGGTGGCCAGCCTGGTGTTCATCGAAGGCGCACAGCCGCAGGTGCGGGTCTGGCTGCAGGAGTGA
- a CDS encoding GFA family protein — MQIPHQGSCLCGAVTYQVSGALKAVTHCHCHKCQKGHGAAFASYASTPRENLHVSDDGAALKGYESSPGVLRQFCGGCGSSLFWQETGGEYTQWISIAIATLDTPFTAPKQKHHCVAMKASWHQICDQYPQVP, encoded by the coding sequence ATGCAAATCCCCCATCAAGGCAGTTGCCTGTGCGGCGCGGTGACCTATCAAGTGTCCGGCGCGCTGAAAGCCGTCACCCACTGCCACTGCCATAAGTGCCAGAAAGGCCATGGCGCGGCCTTTGCCTCCTACGCCAGCACCCCGCGCGAGAATCTGCACGTCAGCGATGACGGCGCAGCCCTCAAGGGCTATGAGTCCTCCCCCGGCGTGCTGCGCCAGTTCTGCGGCGGCTGTGGCTCATCGCTGTTCTGGCAAGAGACGGGAGGCGAATACACGCAGTGGATTTCAATCGCCATCGCCACCCTGGATACGCCATTCACGGCCCCCAAGCAGAAGCACCATTGCGTGGCCATGAAGGCCAGCTGGCACCAGATCTGCGATCAATACCCGCAAGTCCCCTGA
- a CDS encoding DUF4375 domain-containing protein, which produces MKFPPILHVDFEDEALCLSWADGLVLRQPLSRHSRLQSATPEQRAEFQIHPHGISVSWPHLGDADVSIDAFDWIWEHLCRESMGRLQALEWQLEQLPEDDQLIVALWRLEADGYNGGFLQFFCNWGERSYELALKALVAIGARSTHAVVSRQRELIGPLEDHPQLQRLWDIPELLSDEQYELIGGELDEQLWSAMEEVPTLAVKYFYAG; this is translated from the coding sequence TTGAAATTCCCTCCCATCCTCCATGTCGACTTCGAAGATGAGGCGCTCTGCCTGAGCTGGGCCGACGGCCTGGTCTTGCGCCAACCCCTGAGTCGTCACAGCCGGCTGCAAAGCGCCACGCCCGAGCAGCGTGCGGAGTTTCAGATCCACCCGCATGGGATCTCGGTGTCCTGGCCGCACCTGGGAGACGCGGATGTCAGCATCGACGCCTTCGACTGGATCTGGGAGCACCTGTGCCGGGAATCCATGGGGCGGCTGCAGGCTCTGGAGTGGCAACTGGAGCAATTGCCAGAGGACGATCAGTTGATCGTGGCGCTGTGGCGCCTGGAAGCGGACGGTTACAACGGGGGCTTCCTGCAGTTCTTCTGCAACTGGGGCGAGCGCAGTTACGAGCTGGCGCTCAAGGCGCTGGTTGCCATTGGCGCGCGTAGCACCCACGCCGTGGTCAGCCGCCAGCGGGAGTTGATCGGGCCTCTTGAAGATCACCCGCAACTGCAGCGGCTGTGGGACATTCCCGAGCTGCTGAGTGACGAGCAATATGAGCTGATCGGTGGCGAGCTGGACGAGCAATTGTGGTCGGCGATGGAGGAGGTGCCGACGCTGGCGGTTAAGTATTTCTACGCTGGCTGA
- a CDS encoding GNAT family N-acetyltransferase, producing the protein MSGFPVIHTPRLILRELCPADVPGLFAIHSDTDAMQWFGTDPMTDEQQAEQLLAQFASWRSLPNPGVRWGIERQSGPGLLGTCGLFKWNRPWRSCAIGFELARAAQGQGLMSEALAAILDWGFAHMALKRIEAQAHPQNLASLRLLERMGFVREGLSRQAGYWLGAHHDLQQYSLLRAERSVR; encoded by the coding sequence ATGAGTGGCTTTCCGGTTATCCATACCCCGCGCCTGATCCTCAGGGAACTGTGCCCGGCCGATGTTCCTGGGTTGTTCGCCATTCACAGCGATACCGATGCCATGCAGTGGTTCGGCACCGACCCCATGACTGATGAGCAACAGGCCGAACAACTGCTGGCCCAGTTCGCCAGCTGGCGGAGCTTGCCCAACCCGGGCGTTCGCTGGGGCATCGAGCGCCAGTCCGGCCCCGGCCTGCTGGGCACCTGTGGCCTGTTCAAATGGAACCGCCCGTGGCGCAGCTGCGCCATCGGCTTCGAGCTGGCGCGTGCGGCGCAAGGGCAGGGGCTGATGAGCGAGGCGCTGGCGGCCATCCTCGACTGGGGCTTTGCCCACATGGCGTTGAAACGCATCGAGGCCCAGGCGCACCCGCAGAACCTGGCGAGCCTCAGGTTGCTGGAGCGGATGGGGTTTGTGCGCGAAGGGCTTTCACGGCAGGCGGGGTATTGGCTGGGGGCGCATCATGATCTGCAGCAGTACTCGTTATTGAGGGCGGAACGTAGCGTTCGGTGA
- a CDS encoding NUDIX hydrolase: MAEPRIRALALCVFHHQGKILVNQFVDADTQQTLFRPLGGGIDFGEHSAQAIVREVQEELGQSINNLRLIGTLESLFVYDGKPGHEIVQVYDARFEDATLYQRAQLDAQESDGAPFVARWQGSASFTEHTPLVPQGLGELLKHAGLLD; the protein is encoded by the coding sequence TTGGCTGAGCCCCGTATCCGCGCCCTGGCGCTGTGTGTCTTCCACCACCAGGGCAAGATCCTGGTCAATCAGTTCGTTGATGCCGACACGCAACAGACGCTGTTCCGGCCGCTGGGCGGTGGGATCGATTTTGGTGAGCACAGCGCCCAGGCCATTGTTCGCGAAGTACAGGAGGAGCTGGGGCAGTCGATCAACAACCTGCGGCTGATCGGCACCCTGGAAAGCCTGTTTGTGTACGACGGCAAACCCGGCCATGAAATCGTCCAGGTGTACGACGCCCGCTTCGAGGATGCGACGCTCTACCAGCGCGCTCAACTCGATGCTCAGGAAAGCGACGGCGCGCCCTTTGTCGCCCGCTGGCAGGGCAGCGCCAGTTTCACTGAGCACACGCCGCTGGTGCCCCAGGGATTGGGTGAGCTGTTGAAGCACGCCGGCTTGCTGGACTGA
- a CDS encoding DUF1993 family protein gives MSIHAITVSCFAQMLRALEGFLAKGEEQARERGFEPQVLLQSRLAPDMYDLAAQVRFACTQAREAVQRLSGQPLTALQAPASMAEARALIDDTLAFLAAADRELIDNSGQRTIAIELHNGIAFDMTGAEFARNWATPQFYFHLVTAYNILRHNGVPLGKADYAQHMLAYLRQPQA, from the coding sequence ATGTCGATCCACGCAATCACCGTTTCCTGTTTTGCCCAGATGCTGCGTGCCCTGGAGGGCTTTCTCGCCAAGGGCGAAGAGCAGGCCCGGGAGCGGGGGTTCGAACCCCAGGTGCTGTTGCAATCGCGGCTGGCACCGGACATGTATGACCTGGCGGCCCAGGTGCGTTTTGCCTGCACCCAGGCCCGCGAAGCGGTCCAGCGCCTGAGCGGGCAGCCGCTGACTGCGTTGCAGGCGCCGGCCAGCATGGCCGAGGCCAGGGCACTGATCGACGACACCCTGGCGTTCCTGGCGGCGGCGGACCGCGAGCTGATCGACAACAGCGGCCAGCGAACCATCGCCATCGAGCTGCACAACGGTATTGCCTTCGACATGACCGGCGCAGAATTCGCGCGCAACTGGGCGACGCCGCAGTTCTATTTCCATCTGGTCACGGCCTACAACATTCTGCGGCATAACGGTGTGCCACTGGGCAAGGCCGATTATGCCCAGCACATGCTGGCCTACTTGCGTCAGCCCCAGGCCTGA
- a CDS encoding EcsC family protein, whose amino-acid sequence MEKPVSIKDSPEDYQDLKRAVSLLESPSLTARLSGLLGSPIESAVKALPNWVSGKINDAVVAALHTSADAALWSLENTPKKQASTFLHKVYAATSGAVGGAFGFAALFVELPISTTIMMRSVADVARSEGFDLEDFATKQACIEVFAMGGNSQADDATETGYYITRSFTTQAMQQLSKELAAIAAKQGAGAAGRLSPGQVGKWLALLIEKVASRYGVTISSKFAAQAVPVIGALTGATINALFTDFYQDMARGHFIVKRLEHKYGFEQIKGEYALILGRRLAG is encoded by the coding sequence ATGGAGAAACCGGTGAGCATCAAAGACAGTCCCGAGGATTATCAGGACCTGAAGCGGGCGGTCAGCCTGCTGGAATCCCCTTCATTGACCGCGCGCCTGTCGGGCCTGCTCGGCTCGCCGATTGAAAGCGCGGTCAAAGCCTTGCCCAACTGGGTGTCGGGAAAAATCAATGACGCGGTGGTGGCCGCGCTGCATACCTCCGCCGATGCCGCGCTGTGGAGCCTGGAAAACACCCCGAAAAAACAGGCGTCGACCTTCTTGCACAAAGTCTATGCCGCCACCAGCGGCGCAGTGGGCGGCGCTTTCGGGTTTGCCGCGCTGTTTGTCGAGCTGCCCATTTCCACCACCATCATGATGCGCTCGGTGGCCGATGTGGCCCGCAGCGAAGGCTTCGACCTGGAGGACTTCGCCACCAAGCAGGCGTGCATCGAAGTGTTCGCCATGGGCGGCAACAGCCAGGCCGATGACGCCACCGAGACCGGCTATTACATCACCCGCAGCTTCACCACCCAGGCCATGCAGCAGTTGTCCAAGGAACTGGCGGCCATCGCCGCCAAACAGGGCGCCGGTGCGGCCGGCCGGCTGTCGCCGGGGCAGGTGGGCAAGTGGCTGGCGCTACTGATCGAGAAGGTCGCCAGCCGTTACGGCGTGACCATCTCCAGCAAGTTCGCAGCCCAGGCGGTGCCGGTGATCGGCGCCTTGACCGGCGCCACCATCAATGCGCTGTTCACCGACTTCTATCAGGACATGGCCCGTGGGCACTTCATCGTCAAGCGCCTGGAGCACAAGTACGGCTTTGAGCAGATCAAGGGCGAGTATGCGCTCATCCTGGGCCGACGGTTGGCAGGCTAG